One part of the Pieris napi chromosome 4, ilPieNapi1.2, whole genome shotgun sequence genome encodes these proteins:
- the LOC125049200 gene encoding nose resistant to fluoxetine protein 6-like, which translates to MTFRLLADPRKSFDQELYKRVLNYTECERQLKYLSNSSLALPFIDASAKMPSGILNMNINDYGDYYECLDINKARDDIHLEGKYCFIRIPFSQTITMPTWYTVSKMARSFTGSSAIDGLVKVEKFANNLRDAPEVKSFTDSYQTTNMMSLKLAVCIPKVCTVDQVADFITPPIPLPQVEFRETVCRLPGDKMLSTADYIAFGVLGTVVLLTILSTCYDLFQVFIRKKSRSNRLLSCMSIYTNTIKLLTFKSPKYALHCVDGIRAISMLWVIVGHAYVFELLSPAHNLMDMREWTTNFKSTWINAAPLVVDTFFMLSGLFCVYILPKSLTPLRFTKTLHIFYLYRYLRTLPILAMAVLLQASFFLWINDGPDWDRIAYGTEACRSKWWATLLHVQNYLTPVGVCVFQSWYLTVDMQLYFLSPIIIFFLLWSESVAWFALTFSFLTSIVVMAYYCFTYQFPSIINSLWYSDNFYEYYKTFYVNTATRASPFIVGLIFGYILWKHRGKQIIFSKRRIIANWTVAFTAMAYCIFMVYPFAQLPYEFSFHNNFYNSIMRAIWAASVGWIILACTHGYGGPLNWFLSLPMWKLPSRLSYAVYLTHVQVIMSHANSVLAPRYFTEIDTLYFAAGYTLLSLVLAFAICLLIDEPCATLLKHAMGNV; encoded by the exons ATGACATTTCGATTGTTAGCGGATCCGCGGAAGTCTTTTGACCAGGAGTTGTATAAACGTGTACTGAATTATACAGAATGCGAGAGGCAATTGAAATATCTGTCTAATAGCTCCTTGGCACTCCCAT TTATCGATGCGAGTGCCAAAATGCCCAGTGGAATTTTGAACATGAACATCAACGATTATGGTGATTACTACGAATGTCTCGACATAAATAAGGCCAGAGATGATATACACCTGGAAGGCAAATACTGCTTCATCAGAATACCATTCTCGCAGACTATAACCATGCCGACTTGGTACACTGTGTCTAAGATGGCCAGGTCTTTTACCGGATCTAGCGCAATTGATGGACTCGTTAAAGTCGAAAAGTTTGCCAATAATTTGAGGGATGCTCCTGAAGTGAA ATCATTCACGGATAGTTATCAAACAACGAATATGATGTCATTAAAGCTGGCTGTATGTATTCCAAAAGTTTGTACTGTCGATCAGGTTGCGGACTTTATCACTCCTCCCATTCCGCTACCACAAGTTGAGTTCCGGGAAACCGTTTGTCGATTGCCTGGTGATAAAATGTTAAGTACAGCTGATTATATTGCGTT CGGAGTGCTTGGGACTGTAGTTCTCCTAACGATTCTCAGTACTTGTTACGATCTATTTCAAGTATTTATAAGGAAAAAAT CTCGGTCCAATCGGCTATTGTCATGCATGTCAATATACAcgaatacaattaaattacttactttCAAGTCTCCAAAGTATGCGCTGCACTGTGTTGATGGTATTCGTGCAATATCCATGTTATGGGTGATTGTGGGTCATGCATATGTCTTTGAGTTGTTGTCTCCAGCTCACAATTTAATGGATATGAGAGAG TGGACgactaattttaaaagtacatGGATTAATGCTGCACCCCTAGTTGTGGACACATTTTTCATGTTGAGTGGCTTATTTTGCGTATACATTTTACCTAAAAGTTTGACACCAT tgCGCTTCACGAAAACCCTTCACATATTTTACCTATACCGATACTTACGGACGTTACCTATTCTGGCAATGGCTGTACTTTTACAAGCATCATTCTTCCTTTGGATAAATGATGGTCCAGATTGGGATCGCATTGCGTATGGCACAGAAGCATGTAGAAGCAAATGGTGGGCTACGTTGTTGCATGTACAGAATTATTTAACACCTGTTGGAGtg TGCGTATTTCAATCATGGTATTTGACAGTGGACATGCAGCTGTACTTCCTCAGTCCTATTATCATTTTCTTTCTCTTATGGTCTGAGAGCGTGGCTTGGTTTGCCCTTACATTCTCTTTTCTGACGTCCATTGTTGTCATGGCCTATTATTGCTTCACATATCAATTTCCTTCAATTATAAACAGTCTATG GTATTCAGATAATTTttacgaatattataaaacgttCTACGTAAATACTGCTACGCGAGCATCGCCTTTTATAGTTGGTTTGATATTTGGCTACATTCTCTGGAAGCACCGCgggaaacaaataatattttctaag AGACGCATCATAGCTAACTGGACAGTGGCATTCACAGCAATGgcttattgcatttttatggTATACCCGTTCGCCCAATTGCCCTATGAATTTAGTTTccataacaatttttataactcCATTATGAGAGCAATATGGGCAGCTTCAGTGGGCTGGATAATTTTGGCATGTACTCACGGATATGGGG GTCCACTGAACTGGTTTTTATCTCTCCCAATGTGGAAGTTGCCTTCTAGATTATCGTACGCCGTATACCTTACACACGTACAGGTTATCATGTCACACGCTAATAGTGTTTTGGCACCCCGGTATTTCACTGAAATTGATACA TTATATTTCGCTGCAGGATATACTTTGTTGTCTTTGGTTCTTGCTTTCGCCATTTGTTTGTTGATTGACGAACCTTGTGCTACACTACTTAAGCATGCTATGggtaatgtttaa
- the LOC125049199 gene encoding nose resistant to fluoxetine protein 6-like yields MTSFLESSNPFNAYNNQMYRDALNYAECEKQLHFLTDSSMVLPFIDASAKMPSGILKLNHIAYGDYFECLNINNQAEDMHIQGKYCYLSVPSIQNLTMPLLYKLMEMPNFSIAELTNSEDFVSDLMETIEVKDTSLISVRLGMCIPKVCTLKQVGDYITSLVRVPKVEYIEGACRLPGDKMFTTSDYVAFGVFGMLFLLTFLSTSFDLYNRFIKKSRSKHVLLSSLSVYTNTKRLLNFESSQSTIDCVDGIRSLSMLWVIYGHTYVFQILSPAHNILDLMQWTMLFTSTWINTAPMVVDTFFMLSGLFCVYVLPNKMSPLRFLKSIHIFYSYRILRTLPILGTAVLLQASIFHWITDGPDWDRMAYCVEACRTRWWATLLHIQNYIRPAGVCLLQSWYLTVDTQLYFVSPFVIIFLLISSTAAWCALTITFIASLAALAYYAAYYEYPSVLNGLWQTQNFADYYINFYMNTPTRASPFVVGMMFGYILWVHREKGLQLSKKFVTICWTISFVALTYLYLTTYMMVQLPYKFTYYDLFFNVVMRAIWATIVGWIVLACKHGYGGLLNWFLSLPMWKLPSRVSYGVYMIHLQVILISTSGAVQTRYFTEMNTVYYASNYILISLICGCILCVLVDGPTSTFLKILFGKKKRRSRTHDDCVEENEEFKTKL; encoded by the exons ATGACGTCATTTCTAGAGTCATCAAACCCATTCAATGCATACAATAACCAGATGTACAGAGATGCCTTGAACTACGCGGAGTGTGAGAAACAACTGCATTTTCTTACAGATAGTTCAATGGTACTCCCCT TCATTGATGCCAGTGCGAAAATGCCTAGtggcattttaaaattaaaccatATTGCGTATGGAGATTATTTTGAATGTCTTAACATAAACAATCAGGCAGAGGACATGCACATTCAAGGAAAATACTGCTATTTAAGTGTGCCTTCTATACAAAACTTAACCATGCCTTTATTGTATAAGTTGATGGAGATGCCTAACTTCTCCATTGCGGAGCTCACAAACTCCGAGGATTTTGTAAGTGATTTGATGGAGACCATAGAAGTTAA GGATACTTCACTTATTTCTGTACGACTGGGTATGTGTATACCAAAAGTGTGTACGTTGAAGCAGGTGGGGGACTACATAACTTCGTTAGTGCGTGTGCCGAAGGTGGAATATATAGAGGGCGCCTGTCGTCTGCCCGGCGATAAAATGTTTACTACATCTGATTATGTCGCATT TGGCGTATTTGGTATGCTATTTCTGTTGACGTTTCTCAGCACTAGCTTTGATCTATACAacaggtttattaaaaaat CTCGGTCCAAACACGTCCTTCTATCATCGCTATCAGTTTACACAAACACCAAACGATTACTAAATTTTGAATCTTCGCAATCTACAATTGATTGTGTCGACGGAATTAGATCTCTTTCGATGTTATGGGTGATATATGGTCACACTTATGTCTTTCAAATATTATCTCCCGCTCATAATATATTGGATTTGATGCAg tGGACAATGCTGTTTACAAGTACATGGATTAATACGGCACCAATGGTTGTAGATACATTCTTTATGTTGAGTGGACTGTTCTGCGTCTATGTCTTACCTAATAAAATGTCACCAT TACGCTTCCTTAAATCGATTCACATCTTCTATTCCTATCGAATTCTAAGGACGCTTCCGATTCTGGGGACGGCAGTCCTTCTCCAGGCTTCCATTTTTCATTGGATAACTGATGGGCCTGATTGGGATCGTATGGCGTATTGTGTTGAGGCCTGCAGAACCAGATGGTGGGCGACTCTGCTgcatatacaaaattatatacgCCCAGCTGGCGTG tgcCTTTTGCAATCCTGGTATCTGACTGTGGATACTCAGCTATATTTCGTGAGCCCTTTCGTGATTATCTTCCTGCTGATATCCTCGACCGCTGCCTGGTGTGCATTAACCATAACTTTCATAGCATCATTGGCTGCTCTGGCTTACTACGCCGCCTACTACGAGTATCCCTCAGTTTTAAATGGTTTATG gcaGACACAAAACTTTGCGGATTATTACATAAACTTTTACATGAATACACCTACAAGGGCTTCTCCTTTCGTTGTCGGTATGATGTTTGGCTACATACTCTGGGTACATAGAGAAAAAGGATTACAATTGTCAAag AAATTCGTCACAATTTGCTGGACAATATCTTTCGTAGCATTAACCTATTTATATCTTACAACATACATGATGGTACAACTGCCTTACAAGTTCACGTACTATGATCTTTTCTTCAACGTTGTAATGAGAGCTATATGGGCCACTATCGTAGGCTGGATTGTATTGGCATGTAAACATGGTTATGGAG GTCTTCTCAATTGGTTTTTATCATTACCAATGTGGAAGCTACCATCAAGAGTATCATACGGAGTATATATGATACACTTACAAGTTATTTTGATCAGTACCAGCGGAGCAGTACAGACACGATATTTTACCGAAATGAATACA gtatACTACGCATCGAACTACATTTTGATATCCCTTATCTGTGGCTGTATCTTGTGTGTTTTGGTGGACGGGCCGACATCTACGTTTCTCAAAATTTTGTTTg GCAAGAAGAAAAGGCGTTCTCGGACCCATGATGATTGTGTAGAAGAAAACGaggaatttaaaacaaagttataa
- the LOC125048752 gene encoding putative inorganic phosphate cotransporter gives MEKADLKKEKLEYGIGIRHLQMFCMGLNMITLFIVRSSMGVAVLAMTDISRRRDSKVEIYDWDKKTQGLILSSFFWGYMVMQIPAGLLSKKFGGKLVILVALVVNGFVCGLLPSIVSIGGWQIVCVCRMLMGLTQACLFPASHTLLGKWLPAHERTSYTGLVYGGCQLGIVIAMPVSGLLAATDLGWKLIFYGISALMFVEAFIWHFFAASSPGEHRLITYKEREYIESDLNSGGPSNLRTPWLNILKTRGFWGTLAGHIGSSVVYMLFFVDMPTYLEKGLQISLTSSAFLSALPYIGMVVGNVVSSFLCEKMYNKGVFRLVTLRRLFNSIGVAGVTVGLLALSFAKSDSKTLAVGMLTVTLSLCGFVSAGFMMSHLDLSPNYGGVMLSVTNCITSAGAVAIPITNSFILRNDPTDVGRWRVVFFGTAVVGVVCNVLYVLLVSADRQEWDDPNYLDKQKADPEERQPALNSKEFEMKQLERR, from the exons ATGGAAAAGGccgatttaaaaaaggaaaagc TAGAATATGGCATCGGTATTCGCCATCTTCAAATGTTTTGTATGGGACTCAACATGATAACACTATTCATCGTGAGAAGCAGTATGGGAGTTGCAGTATTGGCTATGACGGATATCAGCAGACGGCGGGATTCGAAAGTTGAG ATATACGACTGGGATAAAAAGACCCAAGGTCTTATCTTATCGTCTTTCTTCTGGGGATACATGGTGATGCAAATACCAGCTGGTCTTCTGTCAAAGAAATTTGGTGGAAAACTCGTCATACTTGTAGCCCTGGTTGTGAATGGTTTTGTGTGTGGACTCCTTCCTTCAATTGTAAGCATT GGTGGCTGGCAGATAGTATGTGTGTGTAGAATGCTTATGGGGCTCACTCAAGCCTGTCTATTTCCGGCTAGTCATACTCTCCTGGGAAAATGGCTGCCTGCGCATGAACGTACTTCTTACACTGGTCTTGTTTATGGAG GATGTCAATTAGGAATCGTCATAGCAATGCCTGTATCTGGACTACTCGCAGCTACAGATTTAGGCTGGaagttaatattctacggtatATCAGCCCTCATGTTCGTGGAAGCGTTTATATGGCACTTTTTTGCTGCCAGCTCTCCGGGAGAACATAGACTTATAACTTATAAGGAAAGAGAGTACATTGAGAGCGATTTGAATTCCGGTGGTCCAAGT aatctcCGCACTCCCTGgcttaatattttgaagacCCGCGGATTTTGGGGAACTCTTGCAGGGCATATTGGTTCATCTGTTGTTTACATGCTGTTTTTCGTGGATATGCCTACTTACCTAGAGAAAGGCTTGCAGATCAGTTTAACCAGT AGTGCATTCCTATCAGCTCTACCATACATAGGAATGGTTGTTGGCAACGTGGTGTCCTCTTTCTTATGTGAGAAAATGTACAACAAGGGTGTTTTTAGATTAGTCACATTACGAAGACTGTTCAATAGTATTG gTGTGGCTGGAGTGACCGTAGGTCTTTTAGCTCTCTCGTTTGCGAAGTCAGACAGCAAGACTTTAGCTGTAGGGATGCTTACTGTTACCCTATCTCTATGTGGGTTTGTATCCGCTGGATTTATG ATGAGTCATCTAGATCTTTCCCCGAATTACGGCGGTGTAATGTTGTCCGTTACCAATTGCATCACTTCCGCTGGTGCCGTTGCGATACCGATCACAAATAGTTTTATCTTAAGAAACGACCCT ACAGATGTAGGGCGATGGCGTGTCGTATTCTTCGGAACAGCTGTAGTGGGTGTTGTTTGTAACGTTCTTTATGTGCTGCTTGTGAGCGCAGATAGACAGGAGTGGGATGACCCCAACTACTTGGATAAACAAAAGGCTGACCCGG AGGAAAGACAACCAGCATTGAACTCAAAGGAATTTGAAATGAAACAACTCGAACGACGATAA